From the genome of Danio aesculapii chromosome 16, fDanAes4.1, whole genome shotgun sequence, one region includes:
- the LOC130243888 gene encoding uncharacterized protein LOC130243888 — MPTHPPTPTSPPRPQWMRFKRRERKQKRGEASMEALELELEAVESQIRSLETKREGIRALLLTRTRSSEVSVRYNDNLPVSSTPCASLSRPSAPRTRFAQASFTPTPGYHGPWVQPRKVLTRSRGRTSPPPVFEIPTENRFAPLRETGRDVAIIGDSIVRHVRSTSSKGNKVRTFCFPGARVKNISAQIPTILSAAESLGAVVLHVGTNDTGLRQTEILKKDFRSLIETVRRTSPATQIIVSGPLPTYRRGNERFSRLFALNEWLLTWCEEQKLLFANNWNLFWERPRLFRADGLHPSRAGAELLSDNISRTLRSI, encoded by the exons atgcctacccatcctccgacccccacctcaccacctcgcccacaatggatgCGCTttaagcggcgcgagaggaagcagaagaggg gagaggcatcgatggaggcgctggagctggagctggaagcggtggagtcccagattcgctcgctggagacgaagcgagagggcatcagggctctgctcttaacccgtactcgctcgtctgaggtaagtgttcgatacaacgacaatctcccagtttcctCAACCCCGTgcgcttctctgtccaggcccagcgcaccgaggacgcggttcgcccaggcgtcgttcacgccgacacccggctaccacggcccctgggtgcagccgcgtaaggtgcttaccaggtcccggggcagaacgtctcctcctccggtgttcgagatccccacggagaaccgcttcgcccctctccgcgagacgggtcgcgatgttgccatcattggcgactcaatcgtgcgccacgtccgctccacttcctccaaaggtaacaaagtacgcactttctgcttccctggtgcccgagttaagaatatttctgcacagatacctactatcctgagcgctgccgagagcctcggtgccgtcgtcctccacgtggggacgaacgacaccgggctccggcagacggagatcctgaagaaggacttcaggagcctgatcgagacggttcgacgcacctcgcccgccacgcagatcatcgtttctggaccgcttcctacctaccgccgaggaaatgaaaggttcagtagactttttgctctgaatgaatggctattaacatggtgtgaagaacagaaattgctctttgccaataactggaatcttttctgggagcgtcctaggcttttccgcgctgacgggctgcaccccagtcgagctggagctgaactcctgtcggacaacatctccagaacacttcgctctatctga
- the id4 gene encoding DNA-binding protein inhibitor ID-4, whose translation MKASVPVRPHKVPSSCSQLSLRYLSESSRCKMEDEDLFCLQYDMNDCYSRLKRLVPTIPQDKKVSKVEILQHVIDYILDLQLALETHPALLKQTSPPASTRTPLTQINTEQVHK comes from the exons atgaaGGCCAGCGTGCCGGTTCGCCCTCATAAGGTTCCTTCTAGCTGCAGTCAGCTCTCCTTGCGTTATTTGTCGGAGAGCAGCCGATGCAAAATGGAAGATGAGGATCTTTTCTGTCTGCAGTACGACATGAACGACTGCTACAGCCGACTCAAACGCCTGGTGCCCACTATTCCGCAGGATAAGAAAGTCAGTAAAGTGGAAATCCTCCAGCATGTCATTGACTATATTCTGGACCTGCAGCTGGCGTTGGAAACGCACCCTGCGCTCCTGAAACAGACGAGCCCACCCGCTTCCACACGGACTCCACTCACACAAATCAACACAGAGCAG GTGCACAAATGA